The proteins below come from a single Chrysoperla carnea chromosome 1, inChrCarn1.1, whole genome shotgun sequence genomic window:
- the LOC123305473 gene encoding pancreatic lipase-related protein 2-like isoform X2 yields MRRTYIDYRIIQASKPEQILAQDIFNPLRKTVMFIPGDETTLDNPNVRPLLESYINSKQYNVIHMDAYKYTSENAPGLMGEILHWLGDLYASILSTLIKLGLRVDDIQLVGHSYGASIAYLVAKQTTPKLPLLVGLDPVFYDYFQKGYADYTIVLHSNIGQIGTHFYNSADSNLIANDGTIQPKCTDRNVFEIESDEELAKVIRCSHVAAAGYWAGMIENPELFFGVQCNATDCNYAYIVQLGPNLRKPGQFYFKTSKNAPYGLGLDGVKNITPINTDLLKVYHYNLFQDRLDEAKMLQANYISDIYNYEHHIHLNNFNKK; encoded by the exons ATGAGAAG AACATACATTGATTATCGAATTATACAAGCATCAAAACCTGAACAAATTTTAGCACAAGATATATTTAATCCTTTACGAAAAACTGTAATGTTTATTCCTGGCGATGAAACAACACTTGATAATCCAAATGTTCGTCCATTGTTAGAATCCTATATCAATTCAAAACAATACAATGTGATTCATATGGATGCTTATAAATACACAAGTGAAAACGCGCCAGGTCTTATGGGTGAAATACTGCAT TGGCTTGGCGACCTTTATGCTTCTATTCTTTCTACATTAATAAAACTGGGCCTACGTGTGGATGATATACAACTTGTGGGACATTCATATGGAGCTAGTATTGCTTATTTAGTAGCAAAACAAACAACTCCAAAATTACCATTATTGGTTGGCTTAGATCcagttttttatgattattttcaaaaaggatATGCAGATTATACAATTGTATTACATTCAAATATAGGACAAATTGGTACCCATTTTTATAATTCGGCCGATTCAAATCTAATAGCCAATGATGGTACAATTCAGCCAAAATGTACTGATcgtaatgtttttgaaattgagTCTGAcgaag AACTAGCCAAGGTCATAAGATGTTCCCATGTAGCTGCAGCAGGATATTGGGCAGGTATGATAGAAAATCCGGAATTATTTTTTGGCGTTCAATGTAATGCAACTGATTGCAACTATGCTTACATTGTACAGCTTGGGCCAAATTTAAG gAAACCAGgacagttttattttaaaactagcaAAAACGCACCTTATGGTTTGGGCTTGGATGGTGTAAAGAATATTACCCCAATCAATACTGACCTTTTGAAGGTTTATCATTATAATCTATTCCAGGATCGATTGGATGAGGCTAAGATGCTCCAAGCTAATTACATTTCGGATATATATAACTATGAAcatcatattcatttgaataattttaataaaaagtaa
- the LOC123305473 gene encoding pancreatic lipase-related protein 2-like isoform X1: MYAIRHQVNIKYSSGKMKICAILSIIFLPLINCYNLSADNINCVLFRTYIDYRIIQASKPEQILAQDIFNPLRKTVMFIPGDETTLDNPNVRPLLESYINSKQYNVIHMDAYKYTSENAPGLMGEILHWLGDLYASILSTLIKLGLRVDDIQLVGHSYGASIAYLVAKQTTPKLPLLVGLDPVFYDYFQKGYADYTIVLHSNIGQIGTHFYNSADSNLIANDGTIQPKCTDRNVFEIESDEELAKVIRCSHVAAAGYWAGMIENPELFFGVQCNATDCNYAYIVQLGPNLRKPGQFYFKTSKNAPYGLGLDGVKNITPINTDLLKVYHYNLFQDRLDEAKMLQANYISDIYNYEHHIHLNNFNKK; encoded by the exons ATGTACGCCATACGGCatcaagtaaatattaaatattccagtggcaaaatgaaaatttgtgcaatactttcaataatatttttacctttaataaattgttataatttatcaGCTGATAATATAAATTGTGTTTTGTTTAG AACATACATTGATTATCGAATTATACAAGCATCAAAACCTGAACAAATTTTAGCACAAGATATATTTAATCCTTTACGAAAAACTGTAATGTTTATTCCTGGCGATGAAACAACACTTGATAATCCAAATGTTCGTCCATTGTTAGAATCCTATATCAATTCAAAACAATACAATGTGATTCATATGGATGCTTATAAATACACAAGTGAAAACGCGCCAGGTCTTATGGGTGAAATACTGCAT TGGCTTGGCGACCTTTATGCTTCTATTCTTTCTACATTAATAAAACTGGGCCTACGTGTGGATGATATACAACTTGTGGGACATTCATATGGAGCTAGTATTGCTTATTTAGTAGCAAAACAAACAACTCCAAAATTACCATTATTGGTTGGCTTAGATCcagttttttatgattattttcaaaaaggatATGCAGATTATACAATTGTATTACATTCAAATATAGGACAAATTGGTACCCATTTTTATAATTCGGCCGATTCAAATCTAATAGCCAATGATGGTACAATTCAGCCAAAATGTACTGATcgtaatgtttttgaaattgagTCTGAcgaag AACTAGCCAAGGTCATAAGATGTTCCCATGTAGCTGCAGCAGGATATTGGGCAGGTATGATAGAAAATCCGGAATTATTTTTTGGCGTTCAATGTAATGCAACTGATTGCAACTATGCTTACATTGTACAGCTTGGGCCAAATTTAAG gAAACCAGgacagttttattttaaaactagcaAAAACGCACCTTATGGTTTGGGCTTGGATGGTGTAAAGAATATTACCCCAATCAATACTGACCTTTTGAAGGTTTATCATTATAATCTATTCCAGGATCGATTGGATGAGGCTAAGATGCTCCAAGCTAATTACATTTCGGATATATATAACTATGAAcatcatattcatttgaataattttaataaaaagtaa